A region of Dermochelys coriacea isolate rDerCor1 chromosome 1, rDerCor1.pri.v4, whole genome shotgun sequence DNA encodes the following proteins:
- the LMOD2 gene encoding leiomodin-2, with translation MSTFGYRRELSKYESIDEDELLASLTDEELKELERELEDIEPDRNLPVGQRQKNLTEKTPTGTFSREALMAYWEKETRKLLEKERLGACEKDSKPEDGNSEDTEEEYFTGTNSEISEEAYTEEEEEEDEKEEAEEKEEEEESDEDDSERKANAAVCERTVTCESGRSSDHLKRKKCNIQKEKENVINGDGGKDTEDTSFKTGAIHPCGNPTVIEDALEKVRNNDPDTTEVNLNNIENITIQMLTHFAQALKNNTVVKMFNLANTRADDSVAIAIAGMLKVNKYITSLNIDSNFITGKGILAIMRALQHNKVLTELRFHNQRHIMGSQVEMDIAKLLKDNTTVVKLGYHFELAGPRMSMTSILTRNMDKQRQKRMQEQKQQESGCDGAINSKTKALQKGTPGSSPYASPKSSPWSSPKLPKKAQPVKIQPPAPPSPPPPPPPPPPPPPLIVPEKKTPTRNIAEVIKQQESSKNALQNGHKKKKGKKSKKHENSILKEIKNSLRSVSDKKSEEGSRPSTRPSTPQMSLHDSLMEAIRGSSIKQLKQVEVPEALR, from the exons ATGTCTACCTTTGGCTACAGAAGAGAGCTTAGTAAATATGAATCCATTGATGAAGATGAACTCCTTGCTTCTCTGACTGACGAGGAGCTaaaggagctggagagggagcTAGAAGATATTGAGCCCGACCGTAACCTTCCAGTGGGGCAAAGACAAAAGAATCTAACAGAGAAAACTCCTACAGGAACTTTCAGCAGGGAAGCGTTGATGGCCTATTGGGAAAAAGAGACCAGAAAACTCCTAGAAAAAGAAAGGTTGGGGGCATGCGAAAAG GATTCAAAGCCAGAAGACGGCAATTCAGAAGACACTGAGGAAGAATATTTCACAGGAACTAACAGCGAAATTTCCGAGGAGGCATAcactgaagaggaggaggaagaagacgaaaaagaggaagcagaagaaaaagaagaagaagaagaaagtgatGAAGATGACTCAGAAAGAAAGGCAAATGCTGCAGTTTGTGAAAGGACTGTGACTTGTGAAAGTGGCAGGAGTTCTGACCACTTGAAACGCAAGAAATGCAACAtccagaaggaaaaggaaaatgtcaTCAATGGTGATGGTGGCAAAGACACAGAAGACACAAGCTTTAAAACGGGTGCCATCCACCCTTGTGGAAACCCAACGGTTATTGAGGATGCTTTGGAAAAAGTTAGGAACAATGACCctgacaccactgaagtcaacttaAATAACATTGAAAACATCACCATACAGATGCTTACACATTTCGCTCAAGCCCTCAAGAACAACACAGTGGTTAAGATGTTCAATCTGGCCAATACTCGTGCTGATGATAGTGTGGCAATTGCTATTGCGGGGATGTTAAAAGTGAATAAGTATATAACGAGTCTGAACATTGATTCAAATTTTATCACAGGCAAAGGGATACTGGCCATCATGAGAGCTTTGCAGCATAACAAGGTTTTAACAGAACTACGATTTCACAACCAACGGCATATCATGGGCAGTCAGGTTGAAATGGACATAGCTAAACTATTGAAAGACAATACCACAGTGGTGAAGCTAGGGTACCACTTTGAGCTTGCTGGACCAAGAATGAGCATGACAAGTATCCTCACAAGAAACATGGATAAGCAAAGGCAAAAACGTATGCAGGAGCAAAAACAGCAAGAGTCTGGTTGTGATGGAGCAATCAATTCAAAGACCAAAGCCTTGCAGAAAGGAACTCCTGGGTCCTCACCTTACGCATCACCTAAGAGCTCACCTTGGTCCTCTCCAAAACTCCCTAAGAAAGCTCAGCCTGTCAAAATCCAGCCTCCAGCTCCACCTtcacctcctccaccccctcccccacctcctccccctcctcccctcattgTTCCAGagaaaaagactccaacgagGAATATAGCTGAAGTCATCAAACAACAGGAGAGCTCCAAGAATGCCTTACAAAatggacacaaaaagaaaaaaggcaaaaaaagcaaaaagcatgAGAATAGCATattgaaagaaattaaaaattcctTAAGATCAGTCTCAGACAAGAAATCAGAAGAAGGATCGCGACCCTCTACCCGACCCTCCACCCCACAAATGTCTCTTCATGATAGCCTTATGGAAGCAATTCGGGGAAGCAGCATAAAACAGTTAAAGCAG GTGGAAGTTCCAGAAGCTCTTCGATGA